The following are from one region of the Phycisphaeraceae bacterium genome:
- a CDS encoding serine hydroxymethyltransferase, which produces MHVATQDQIAEAVLTLLRETDPDAAAIIAAEAHRQETTIELIASENHVSRAVMHAMGTCLTNKYAEGYPGRRYYGGCEHHDRIENLARERACQLFGCQFANVQPHSGAQANTAAFMALMEPGDTFASLILKDGGHLSHGMKINFSGTFYKPVFYPLHYDKSHPEHERIDYDAVRAVCLEHKPKVLMCGYSAYPRTIDFARFRAIADEVGAFLMADIAHIAGLVAAGVHPSPFPHAHVVTTTTHKTLRGPRGGLILCDDEELSKKINKALFPGVQGGPLMHIIGAKAVAFGEALRPEFAAYQRQVVGNAKALAAALAGLGYRITSGGTDNHLMLVDLTARDANLTGKDAEAWLERAGIITNKNGIPDDARSPMITSGLRLGSPAATTRGLREPEMIQVATWIDRVLAAGLAGESTLARESQVVRSEVENLCQRFPLGH; this is translated from the coding sequence ATGCATGTCGCGACCCAAGATCAGATTGCCGAAGCCGTTCTAACACTGCTGCGCGAGACCGACCCCGACGCCGCTGCCATTATTGCGGCCGAGGCCCATCGGCAGGAGACGACGATTGAGCTGATCGCCAGCGAGAACCATGTCTCGCGGGCTGTCATGCACGCGATGGGGACGTGTCTGACCAATAAGTACGCTGAGGGCTATCCCGGGCGGCGTTACTACGGCGGGTGCGAGCACCACGACCGTATCGAGAACCTTGCCCGCGAGCGAGCGTGTCAGTTGTTCGGGTGTCAGTTTGCCAATGTTCAGCCGCACTCGGGCGCGCAGGCGAACACCGCTGCGTTCATGGCCCTGATGGAACCGGGCGACACGTTCGCCAGTCTGATCCTCAAGGATGGCGGGCACTTGTCGCACGGCATGAAGATCAACTTTTCGGGGACGTTCTACAAGCCTGTGTTCTATCCGCTGCATTATGACAAGTCGCACCCCGAGCATGAGCGCATCGACTACGACGCGGTGCGGGCCGTGTGTCTGGAACACAAGCCAAAGGTGCTGATGTGCGGCTACTCGGCCTATCCGCGCACGATCGACTTTGCTCGCTTTCGCGCGATCGCCGACGAAGTTGGTGCTTTTCTCATGGCCGACATCGCGCATATCGCGGGGCTTGTTGCGGCCGGCGTGCACCCGAGCCCCTTCCCACACGCGCACGTCGTGACCACGACGACGCACAAGACTCTTCGCGGGCCGCGCGGCGGGCTGATCCTGTGCGATGACGAAGAACTGAGCAAGAAGATCAACAAGGCTCTCTTCCCTGGTGTACAGGGAGGGCCTCTGATGCACATCATCGGTGCCAAAGCCGTGGCGTTCGGTGAGGCGCTTCGGCCGGAGTTCGCGGCGTATCAACGCCAGGTCGTTGGGAATGCCAAGGCACTCGCGGCCGCGCTGGCCGGACTCGGGTATCGCATCACCAGCGGCGGGACCGACAACCATCTCATGCTCGTCGATCTCACCGCGCGCGACGCGAACCTCACAGGCAAGGACGCCGAGGCCTGGCTCGAACGCGCAGGCATTATCACAAATAAGAATGGCATTCCCGACGATGCACGCTCGCCGATGATCACGAGCGGCCTGCGGTTGGGTTCGCCGGCAGCGACCACGCGCGGGCTGCGCGAGCCCGAGATGATCCAGGTTGCGACCTGGATTGATCGTGTGCTTGCGGCGGGTCTGGCGGGAGAAAGCACACTGGCGCGAGAATCGCAAGTTGTGCGCAGCGAGGTTGAGAATCTGTGTCAGCGGTTCCCGCTGGGGCACTAA